The following are encoded in a window of Oncorhynchus keta strain PuntledgeMale-10-30-2019 chromosome 10, Oket_V2, whole genome shotgun sequence genomic DNA:
- the cxxc1b gene encoding CXXC-type zinc finger protein 1b isoform X2 produces the protein MDSEVSDFEPAPGLESSMEGENAPVYCICRKPDINCFMIGCDNCNEWFHGNCINLTEKMAKAIRQWYCLRCRDKNPSLEIKYRPKKSREKEAEGQREPERKFERQNSTPDYKSERRRGSKVKRSARMCGECEPCLRTEDCATCDFCKDMKKFGGPNKIRQKCRFRQCDVRARKMLRVKDEEFNLRERRDNSYHRRRRYSDDYDSEAELYEKYKAAGYDDNMPWLSDEDDGPPFSPVLRKKAVKVKHVKRRENKFDKKKESRRHKQKQKHKDKVRHSDRGDARDGGGQRQCLGPSCVEAARANSKYCSEECGMKLATNRLYEILPQRIQQWQQSPCIAEEQGKKQLERIRRDQQNARMRLTDMEKRFHELEGIIAKAKQQVVQQDEETNEGDNEETDLMIFCVSCSHPINPKVALRHMERCYAKYESQTSFGSMYPTKIEGATRLFCDVYNPQSKTYCKRLQVLCPEHSRDPKVPGDEVCGCPLVRNVFEATGEYCRVSKRKCNKHYNWEKLRRAEVDLERVRVWYKLDELFEQERNVRTAMTNRAGLLALMLHQTIQHDPLTTDLRCNKDR, from the exons ATG GACAGTGAAGTGTCAGACTTTGAGCCTGCACCAGGGCTTGAGAGCAGTATGGAGGGCGAGAATGCACCAGTGTACTGCATTTGTCGAAAACCTGACATCAATTGCTTCATGAT TGGTTGTGACAACTGTAATGAGTGGTTTCATGGTAACTGCATCAATCTCACAGAGAAGATGGCCAAAGCTATCAGGCAGTGGTACTGCCTGCGATGCCGAG ACAAAAACCCATCATTGGAGATAAAATACCGTCCAAAGAAGAGCCGTGAAAAGGAGgcagagggccagagagagccagagagaaaatTTGAAAGACAAAACAGCACTCCAGATTATAAATCTGAAAGGCGCCGTGGATCAAAG GTTAAGCGCTCTGCTCGTATGTGTGGAGAGTGTGAGCCCTGCTTGAGGACTGAGGACTGCGCCACATGCGACTTCTGCAAGGACATGAAGAAATTTGGGGGTCCCAACAAAATAAGACAGAAGTGTCGATTTAGGCAGTGTGACGTCCGAGCCAGG AAAATGTTGCGTGTGAAGGATGAAGAGTTTAATTTGCGTGAAAGGCGGGATAATTCCTACCACCGGAGAAGACGATATTCAGACGACTACGATAGTGAGGCAGAACTCTATGAAAAGTACAAGGCAGCGGGATATGACGACAACATG CCATGGCTCAGTGATGAGGATGACGGGCCTCCATTCAGCCCTGTCCTGCGAAAGAAAGCTGTGAAGGTCAAGCATGTGAAGAGACGGGAAAATAAATTTGACAAGAAA AAAGAGTCACGGCGGCACAAACAGAAACAGAAGCACAAGGACAAAGTCAGGCACAGTGATAGGGGCGATGCCAGGGATGGAGGAGGGCAGCGACAGTGCCTCGGGCCCAGCTGTGTGGAAGCTGCACGAGCCAACTCAAAATACTGCTCAGAAGAATGTGGCATGAAGCTGGCTACCaa CCGGCTCTATGAGATACTCCCTCAACGTATCCAGCAGTGGCAGCAGAGCCCCTGCATCGCTGAGGAGCAGGGCAAGAAGCAACTGGAGCGGATCCGAAGGGATCAGCAGAATGCACGCATGCGTCTCACTGACATGGAGAAACGCTTCCACGAGCTGGAGGGAATCATTGCTAAGGCCAAGCAGCAGGTAGTCCAGCAGGATGAGGAG ACGAATGAAGGGGACAATGAAGAAACAGACCTGATGATTTTCTGTGTGTCCTGCAGTCACCCTATCAACCCAAAGGTGGCACTGCGACATATGGAGAGATGCTATGCTAAG TATGAGAGCCAGACATCTTTCGGTTCAATGTACCCAACAAAGATCGAAGG AGCAACAAGACTCTTCTGCGATGTGTACAACCCCCAGAGCAAAACCTACTGCAAGAGGCTTCAGGTTTTGTGCCCAGAACATTCCAGGGACCCAAAG GTCCCAGGGGATGAGGTGTGCGGCTGTCCTCTGGTTCGTAATGTGTTTGAGGCAACAGGCGAATACTGCAGGGTTTCTAAACGCAAATGTAATAAGCACTACAACTGGGAGAAGCTCAGGAGAGCTGAGGTGGACCTGGAGCGTGTCAGAGTG TGGTACAAGCTGGATGAGCTCTTTGAGCAGGAGCGCAACGTCAGGACTGCTATGACCAACAGGGCAGGTCTACTTGCTCTCATGCTGCACCAAACCATTCAGCACGACCCCCTGACAACGGATCTCCGTTGCAACAAGGACAGATAG